In a single window of the Micromonospora sp. WMMD1155 genome:
- a CDS encoding Tex family protein has product MTQSVHQRIADELGVAERQVRAAVELLDGGATVPFIARYRKEATGLLDDTQLRTLEERLRYLRELDERRAAVLESIRTQGKLDEALEAQIMAADSKSRLEDIYLPYKPKRRTRAQIAREAGLAPLAESLLADPTQDPRATAAGFVDEDKGVADAAAALEGARAILIETFAEDADLIGTLREQMWSRGRLVSRVRDGQETAGAKFADYFDFSEPYPTLPSHRILAMFRGEKEGVLDLTMDPEEAGDADAVPTGPSRYEAAIAGRFGVSDAGRPADRWLTDTVRWAWRTRILIHLGADLRLRLWQAAEEEAVRVFATNLRDLLLAAPAGTRPTMGLDPGLRTGVKVAVVDATGKVLATDTIYPHEPRRQWDASIETLARLAGTHGVELVAIGNGTASRETDKLAGDLIKKYPQLNLTKVMVSEAGASVYSASAYASQELPGMDVSLRGAVSIARRLQDPLAELVKIDPRSIGVGQYQHDLSEVKLSRSLDAVVEDCVNAVGVDVNTASAPLLTRVSGIGAGLAENIVLHRDANGPFRSRSELKKVARLGPKAFEQCAGFLRIPDGDDPLDSSSVHPEAYPVVRRILASTGQDLRSVIGKSGILRGLRATDFVDERFGLPTVTDILAELEKPGRDPRPEFRTATFVEGVEKISDLTPGMVLEGVVTNVAAFGAFVDVGVHQDGLVHVSAMSRTFVKDPREVVKSGDVVKVRVLDVDVPRKRISLTLRLEDEPGVAGGGRTSQEGRGGPAQRGPQGGRGGQQGGRGPQDQRGGQGRRGGQQQGRGGGQQQGRGGGPAPANDAMAEALRRAGLA; this is encoded by the coding sequence GTGACCCAGTCTGTTCATCAGCGGATCGCCGACGAGCTCGGCGTGGCCGAGCGTCAGGTGCGGGCGGCCGTCGAGCTGCTCGACGGCGGCGCCACCGTGCCGTTCATCGCCCGCTACCGCAAGGAGGCCACCGGCCTGCTCGACGACACCCAGCTGCGCACCCTGGAGGAGCGGCTGCGCTACCTGCGCGAGCTGGACGAGCGGCGGGCCGCCGTGCTGGAGTCGATCCGCACCCAGGGCAAGCTCGACGAGGCCCTGGAAGCGCAGATCATGGCCGCCGACTCGAAGTCCCGGCTGGAGGACATCTACCTGCCGTACAAGCCCAAGCGGCGGACGCGGGCGCAGATCGCCCGCGAGGCCGGGTTGGCCCCGCTGGCCGAGTCGCTGCTGGCCGACCCCACCCAGGACCCGCGCGCCACCGCCGCCGGGTTCGTCGACGAGGACAAGGGCGTCGCGGACGCCGCCGCCGCGCTGGAGGGCGCGCGGGCGATCCTCATCGAGACCTTCGCGGAGGACGCCGACCTCATCGGCACGCTGCGTGAGCAGATGTGGTCGCGGGGTCGTCTGGTTTCCCGGGTACGCGACGGCCAGGAGACCGCCGGTGCCAAGTTCGCCGACTACTTCGACTTCTCCGAGCCGTACCCGACGTTGCCCTCGCACCGGATCCTGGCCATGTTCCGGGGCGAGAAGGAGGGTGTGCTCGACCTGACCATGGATCCGGAGGAGGCCGGCGACGCGGACGCCGTACCGACCGGACCCAGCCGGTACGAGGCGGCCATCGCCGGACGGTTCGGGGTGTCCGACGCCGGGCGACCGGCCGACCGCTGGTTGACCGACACCGTGCGGTGGGCGTGGCGCACCCGGATCCTCATCCACCTCGGCGCGGACCTGCGGTTGCGGTTGTGGCAGGCGGCCGAGGAGGAGGCGGTGCGGGTCTTCGCGACGAACCTGCGGGACCTGCTGCTGGCCGCGCCGGCCGGCACCCGGCCCACGATGGGTCTGGACCCGGGCCTGCGGACCGGTGTGAAGGTGGCCGTGGTGGACGCCACCGGCAAGGTGCTCGCCACCGACACCATCTACCCGCACGAGCCCCGTCGGCAGTGGGACGCGTCGATCGAGACCCTGGCCCGGCTGGCCGGCACGCACGGGGTGGAGCTGGTGGCGATCGGCAACGGCACCGCCTCGCGGGAGACCGACAAGCTGGCCGGCGACCTGATCAAGAAGTATCCGCAGCTGAACCTGACCAAGGTGATGGTCTCCGAGGCGGGCGCGTCGGTCTACTCCGCGTCCGCGTACGCCTCGCAGGAGCTGCCCGGCATGGACGTGTCGCTGCGCGGCGCGGTCTCCATCGCCCGGCGGCTCCAGGACCCGCTCGCCGAGCTGGTGAAGATCGACCCACGGTCGATCGGGGTGGGGCAGTACCAGCACGACCTGTCCGAGGTGAAGCTGTCCCGGTCGCTCGACGCGGTCGTGGAGGACTGCGTGAACGCCGTCGGCGTGGACGTCAACACCGCGTCCGCGCCGCTGTTGACCCGGGTCTCCGGGATCGGGGCCGGGCTCGCGGAGAACATCGTCCTGCACCGGGACGCCAACGGGCCGTTCCGGTCGCGTTCCGAGCTGAAGAAGGTGGCACGGCTCGGCCCGAAGGCGTTCGAGCAGTGCGCCGGCTTCCTGCGCATCCCCGACGGCGACGACCCGCTGGATTCGTCGAGCGTGCACCCGGAGGCGTACCCGGTGGTGCGCCGGATCCTCGCCAGCACCGGTCAGGACCTCCGCTCGGTGATCGGCAAGAGCGGGATCCTGCGCGGGCTTCGGGCCACCGACTTCGTCGACGAGCGGTTCGGCCTGCCCACCGTCACCGACATCCTCGCCGAGTTGGAGAAGCCGGGCCGCGACCCTCGGCCCGAGTTCCGCACCGCCACCTTCGTCGAGGGCGTGGAGAAGATCAGCGACCTGACGCCGGGCATGGTGCTCGAAGGCGTCGTCACCAACGTGGCCGCGTTCGGCGCGTTCGTCGACGTCGGGGTGCACCAGGACGGGCTCGTGCACGTCTCGGCCATGTCCCGGACCTTCGTTAAGGACCCCCGTGAGGTGGTGAAGTCCGGTGACGTGGTCAAGGTCCGGGTGCTCGACGTGGACGTACCCCGCAAGCGCATCTCGTTGACCCTGCGCCTGGAGGACGAGCCCGGCGTCGCCGGTGGTGGCCGGACGAGCCAGGAAGGTCGCGGCGGCCCGGCGCAGCGCGGACCGCAGGGCGGTCGTGGCGGTCAGCAGGGCGGACGTGGCCCGCAGGACCAGCGCGGCGGCCAGGGTCGACGCGGCGGCCAGCAGCAGGGTCGCGGTGGCGGTCAGCAGCAGGGTCGCGGCGGCGGTCCGGCGCCGGCCAACGACGCGATGGCAGAGGCCCTACGCCGCGCCGGGCTGGCCTGA
- a CDS encoding aminoglycoside phosphotransferase family protein → MHADQVDVAVDVVAALVAEQFPRWRGLPLRPLASTGTVNALFRLGTEIVLRFPLRPSADPAVRAELEREQEHARMLATRLPVAVPEPLGLGGPGGGYPGPWTVYRWIAGEPIHPGRIDDLDGFARDLAGVVTALRTIDTDGWVWYGSGRGGPLATQDAGVRMALSVSGALTDTARLTQVWDRCRDVPRHDTDGWIHADLMPGNLLVRDGRLAAVIDLETVTVGDPAVDLMPAWNLFDAGSRETYRRALDVDDATWERGRGWALGQAINALPYYVQTNPVMAAIARRTLRAVLE, encoded by the coding sequence ATGCACGCGGATCAGGTCGACGTGGCGGTGGACGTGGTCGCCGCGCTGGTGGCCGAGCAGTTTCCCCGGTGGCGGGGTCTGCCGCTGCGTCCACTCGCCTCGACCGGCACGGTGAACGCCCTGTTCCGGCTCGGCACGGAGATCGTGCTGCGCTTTCCCCTGCGGCCCAGCGCCGATCCGGCAGTGCGCGCCGAGCTCGAACGGGAGCAGGAGCACGCGAGGATGCTCGCCACGCGTCTACCGGTCGCCGTGCCCGAACCGCTCGGCCTCGGCGGCCCGGGCGGGGGTTACCCCGGACCGTGGACGGTGTACCGCTGGATCGCCGGCGAGCCGATCCACCCCGGCCGGATCGACGACCTGGACGGCTTCGCGCGTGACCTGGCCGGCGTCGTGACCGCCCTGCGGACAATCGACACCGACGGTTGGGTCTGGTACGGGTCGGGTCGGGGTGGCCCGCTGGCCACGCAGGACGCCGGGGTGCGGATGGCCCTCTCCGTCAGCGGCGCGCTCACCGACACCGCTCGGCTGACCCAGGTGTGGGACCGCTGCCGCGACGTCCCGCGCCACGACACCGACGGGTGGATCCACGCTGACCTGATGCCGGGCAACCTATTGGTCCGGGACGGTCGACTGGCTGCCGTCATCGACCTGGAGACGGTCACGGTGGGCGACCCGGCGGTGGACCTGATGCCGGCGTGGAACTTGTTCGACGCCGGGTCACGGGAGACGTACCGGCGGGCGTTGGACGTGGACGACGCGACCTGGGAGCGCGGGCGCGGCTGGGCGCTGGGGCAGGCGATCAACGCGCTTCCGTACTACGTCCAGACAAATCCGGTGATGGCCGCGATCGCCCGGCGCACACTGCGGGCCGTACTCGAGTAG
- a CDS encoding NAD-dependent epimerase/dehydratase family protein: MPELSAQLAGEPTGPGDRPVKKVAVLGSSGFVGRAVVAELRSREAEVHLVSAPRLSWPVTESLRSNSVPADLQRNVVDALAAQLDGAHVVINTAGLPNGSAPDSAELYGGNALLPTLVARASALVNADRLVHVSSAAAQGAMDLDETSRTMPFSPYSRSKAVGERLLQREDCIDTVIYRSTWVHDVARPNTRALIRLAQSRMSCVAGDGTAPTPQVLIDDVAAAITHLGLVDGPVPPIVLQPHNGMTTGLLLRLLGGREPLHLPPLMARYATRCVTAYGRTSLTANAHARRVDMLLFGKRQTPGWLAEQGLVPRLRPEAWERLRTAGAHPTSASTPNVEAVARPRTGDPQPVETSGVDAAHRFLTK; this comes from the coding sequence ATGCCAGAACTGTCAGCTCAACTAGCCGGTGAGCCGACCGGCCCCGGGGACCGGCCGGTGAAGAAGGTCGCGGTGCTGGGCAGCAGCGGCTTCGTCGGCCGCGCGGTTGTCGCCGAGCTGCGCAGCAGGGAGGCCGAGGTTCACCTCGTCTCCGCACCGCGCCTGTCGTGGCCAGTAACCGAGTCACTCCGGAGCAATTCGGTGCCGGCGGATCTCCAGCGGAACGTCGTCGACGCCCTCGCCGCGCAGCTCGACGGCGCTCACGTCGTGATCAACACGGCCGGGCTGCCGAACGGATCCGCACCGGACAGCGCGGAGCTGTACGGAGGAAACGCGCTGCTGCCCACCCTCGTCGCCCGAGCCAGCGCCCTGGTCAACGCCGACCGGCTGGTCCACGTCAGCTCGGCGGCAGCGCAGGGAGCGATGGATCTCGACGAGACATCGCGGACGATGCCCTTCTCGCCGTACTCCCGCTCGAAGGCGGTCGGCGAACGCCTGCTGCAGCGCGAGGACTGCATCGACACGGTCATCTACCGGTCGACCTGGGTCCACGACGTTGCTCGGCCGAATACCCGGGCGCTCATCCGGCTCGCACAGTCGCGGATGAGCTGCGTCGCCGGGGACGGCACCGCGCCGACACCTCAGGTCCTCATCGACGACGTCGCCGCGGCAATCACCCACCTCGGGCTCGTCGACGGCCCGGTGCCGCCCATCGTGCTCCAGCCCCACAACGGGATGACGACAGGGCTGCTGCTGCGCCTGCTCGGTGGCCGCGAGCCACTGCACCTCCCACCACTGATGGCGCGGTATGCGACGCGCTGCGTCACCGCGTACGGGCGGACGAGTCTGACCGCCAATGCACACGCCCGTCGGGTGGACATGCTGCTGTTCGGCAAGCGGCAGACGCCGGGCTGGCTGGCCGAACAAGGGCTGGTGCCCAGACTGCGCCCCGAGGCGTGGGAGCGGCTGAGAACGGCCGGCGCCCACCCGACATCCGCATCGACGCCGAACGTCGAAGCTGTGGCGCGGCCACGAACAGGTGACCCGCAACCGGTCGAGACGAGCGGAGTGGACGCGGCCCACCGGTTCCTGACGAAGTAG
- a CDS encoding glycosyltransferase family 4 protein: MRIGIITQWYDPEGGSAVLPGIISRSLVALGHEVHVLTGFPNYPSGRLSPGYRVRPYRFEMMNGVSVHRVPLVPSHDRSAVGRAANYLSFAASAAARLDLLRKVDVWLVYSSPATVTLPAMMARRLHGRPYVILMEDLWPDTLAESDYVRPGRRTDLIVRMLNRFCDAAHRGASSVAVTAPGMADILTSRGVPRDKISVVYNWVDERLFRPRTPDPQLMATLGLEGFVVMYAGSMGNLQGLDVAVDALEHLADIPDLRLVFAGSGVEERRLRESAARYAPGRVVFLGQQPIERMVELMPLGDVQLISLRDQPFLRSIMPSKVQSTLACGRPIVAALAGDAARLVDESGAGFVAPPGDPYALADAIRRMYELGAEKREELGRSGRQFYLERLSERVGSVALARHLEKAVQDQVPAAR, translated from the coding sequence GTGAGAATCGGGATCATCACCCAGTGGTACGACCCGGAGGGGGGCTCCGCCGTCCTCCCGGGAATCATCAGCCGATCGCTCGTCGCACTCGGCCACGAGGTGCACGTGCTCACCGGCTTCCCCAACTATCCCTCCGGTCGACTGTCTCCGGGCTACCGCGTGCGCCCGTACCGGTTCGAGATGATGAACGGCGTCTCGGTGCACCGGGTGCCGCTGGTGCCCAGCCACGACCGGTCGGCTGTCGGACGAGCTGCCAACTATCTCAGCTTCGCGGCCTCCGCGGCGGCCCGGCTGGACCTACTCCGCAAGGTCGACGTGTGGCTCGTCTACTCGTCACCGGCGACGGTGACGCTGCCCGCGATGATGGCCCGCCGGTTGCACGGACGCCCGTACGTGATCCTCATGGAGGACCTCTGGCCGGACACCCTGGCGGAGAGCGACTACGTCCGTCCCGGACGCCGCACCGACCTGATCGTCCGGATGCTCAACCGGTTCTGCGACGCGGCGCACCGGGGCGCATCATCGGTGGCCGTCACCGCCCCCGGCATGGCCGACATCCTGACCAGCCGCGGAGTTCCTCGGGACAAGATCTCGGTCGTCTACAACTGGGTCGACGAGCGTCTCTTCCGCCCGCGGACACCTGATCCGCAGTTGATGGCAACCCTCGGGCTGGAGGGTTTCGTCGTCATGTACGCCGGGAGCATGGGCAACCTCCAAGGGCTCGATGTCGCCGTCGACGCGCTGGAGCATCTCGCCGACATCCCGGACCTGAGGCTCGTATTCGCCGGCAGTGGCGTTGAAGAACGACGGCTTCGCGAGTCTGCCGCACGGTACGCCCCCGGCCGGGTGGTCTTCCTCGGCCAGCAGCCGATCGAGCGGATGGTCGAACTGATGCCACTCGGGGACGTCCAGTTGATCTCCCTTCGCGACCAGCCCTTCCTCCGGTCGATCATGCCCAGCAAGGTGCAGAGCACCCTGGCGTGCGGACGTCCCATCGTGGCCGCCCTGGCGGGCGATGCGGCCCGGCTCGTCGACGAGTCCGGTGCCGGATTCGTCGCTCCTCCCGGTGACCCCTACGCACTCGCCGACGCGATCCGTCGGATGTACGAGTTGGGCGCCGAGAAACGTGAAGAGCTGGGCCGCAGCGGACGGCAGTTCTACCTGGAACGGCTCTCGGAGCGGGTCGGCAGCGTTGCGCTGGCCCGGCACCTGGAAAAGGCGGTCCAAGACCAGGTTCCGGCCGCTCGCTGA
- a CDS encoding polysaccharide biosynthesis protein, with product MPQDTEHTDRSDQRTRRARARRRAVGFLAADTTAWVGGLVAAVWTRFEFQLPPGQLGRAAAIGMAAAIMHVAVAALRRLYSGRHPLGSLQEVQGVAGTTLTTAGIVLLGLLPSSDRPVPASTPMVGGALALLLMLGTRFAYRHRRDLAMRPDVRSSTPVLLFGMGDAGQGLLRAMLSDPRGRYLPVGALDDDPDKRDLRIGRVRVLGGRNDVVASVRRTGATTVIFSVANADAALIRQIREATLDAGAVFKVLPPVRDLVDHRITVTDVRDVQVSDLLGRRQVVGDLPLSTNSLTGRRVLVTGAGGSIGSELCRQVMKANPGELMMLDRDESALHGLQMSLAGRAMLDGPELLLADLRDDEGIRRIIRERRPEIIFHAAALKHLTLLQRHPGEAVKTNVWGTLSVLDACQDVAKFVNISTDKAANPISVLGYSKRITEQLTAHAASRFPGTFLSVRFGNVLSSRGSVVTAFQRQIEDGKPLTVTHPDVTRYLMTIQEAVHLVLQAAEIGRDGEALVLDMGEPVRIVDLARQMAEQAASSVPIVYTGLRPGEKLHENLFGIGEVDTRPFHPLVSHVAVPALDPMEVRGLDPYDDSAKIVEHLALLCAQPVGPVVKGLRGVPLQSH from the coding sequence ATGCCCCAGGACACGGAGCACACGGACCGTTCGGACCAGCGGACCCGACGGGCCAGGGCTCGCCGGCGCGCCGTCGGATTTCTCGCGGCCGACACCACTGCTTGGGTCGGCGGTCTGGTCGCGGCCGTCTGGACCCGATTCGAGTTCCAGCTCCCTCCGGGCCAACTCGGTCGAGCCGCAGCGATCGGAATGGCTGCGGCGATCATGCACGTGGCGGTGGCCGCGTTGCGCCGCCTCTACTCCGGACGACACCCGCTGGGCAGCCTCCAGGAGGTCCAGGGCGTCGCCGGCACGACCCTCACCACGGCCGGCATCGTGCTGCTCGGCCTGCTGCCGTCCAGCGACCGGCCGGTTCCGGCGAGCACCCCGATGGTCGGCGGTGCGCTCGCCCTGCTGCTCATGCTCGGCACCCGGTTCGCGTACCGGCACCGACGTGACCTCGCCATGCGCCCCGATGTCCGGTCGTCGACTCCGGTGTTGCTGTTCGGGATGGGCGACGCGGGTCAAGGACTGCTCCGGGCCATGCTCAGCGACCCGCGCGGCCGGTACCTGCCGGTCGGCGCGCTGGACGACGACCCGGACAAGCGTGACCTGCGCATCGGCCGGGTACGCGTGCTGGGCGGTCGCAACGATGTCGTCGCCTCGGTCCGGCGTACCGGTGCCACCACCGTCATCTTCTCGGTGGCCAACGCGGACGCCGCGCTGATCCGCCAGATCCGCGAGGCCACCCTCGATGCCGGCGCGGTCTTCAAGGTGCTGCCCCCGGTGCGGGACCTGGTCGACCACCGAATCACCGTCACCGACGTCCGGGACGTGCAGGTCAGCGACCTGCTCGGCCGCCGGCAGGTGGTCGGCGACCTGCCGCTGAGCACCAACAGCCTGACCGGCCGACGGGTCCTGGTGACCGGCGCCGGCGGGTCGATCGGATCCGAGCTCTGCCGTCAGGTGATGAAGGCTAACCCGGGTGAGCTGATGATGCTGGATCGGGACGAGTCGGCCCTGCACGGCCTGCAGATGTCCCTCGCCGGACGGGCCATGCTGGACGGCCCCGAGCTGCTCCTCGCCGACCTGCGCGACGACGAGGGCATCCGGCGGATCATCCGAGAACGCCGCCCTGAGATCATCTTTCATGCGGCGGCGCTCAAACACCTGACCCTGCTGCAGCGGCACCCGGGCGAGGCGGTCAAGACCAACGTCTGGGGCACCCTGTCGGTGCTGGATGCCTGCCAGGATGTGGCGAAGTTCGTCAACATCTCCACCGACAAGGCAGCCAACCCGATCAGCGTCCTCGGCTACTCGAAGCGCATCACCGAACAGTTGACCGCGCACGCCGCCTCCCGATTCCCGGGCACGTTCCTCAGCGTTCGCTTCGGCAACGTGCTGAGCAGCCGCGGCTCGGTGGTGACGGCCTTCCAGCGGCAGATCGAGGACGGGAAGCCGCTGACCGTCACCCACCCGGACGTCACCCGCTATCTGATGACCATTCAAGAGGCCGTCCACCTGGTACTCCAGGCCGCCGAGATCGGCCGAGACGGCGAAGCGCTGGTGCTCGACATGGGCGAACCGGTACGGATCGTCGACCTGGCGCGTCAGATGGCCGAGCAGGCCGCCAGCTCCGTGCCCATCGTCTACACCGGACTGCGGCCCGGCGAGAAGCTGCACGAGAACCTGTTCGGGATCGGTGAGGTCGACACCCGACCGTTCCATCCCCTGGTTTCCCACGTGGCCGTGCCGGCGCTCGACCCGATGGAGGTGAGAGGGCTCGACCCGTACGACGATTCGGCGAAGATCGTCGAGCACCTCGCGCTGCTCTGCGCCCAGCCGGTCGGCCCGGTGGTGAAGGGCCTGCGGGGCGTACCCCTCCAGTCGCACTGA
- the wecB gene encoding UDP-N-acetylglucosamine 2-epimerase (non-hydrolyzing), translated as MTRIMTVVGTRPEIIRLSRVIARLDDTVEHTLVHTGQNWDTALSDVFFKELCMREPDRFLRVDTSSLGRVLGGVLVGMEAVIAEEQPDALLVLGDTNSCIAALMARRMRVPVYHMEAGNRCFDLNVPEETNRRLVDHVADFNLVYTEHARRNLLAEGLHPRRILHTGSPMREVLEHYRTPIANSTILRQLELDRDRYFLVSAHREENVDRPERLQRLLDCLVAVRDRWGFPVLVSTHPRTRKRLEALAPDATALDGIAFHDPFGLLDYVHLQTKAFCTLSDSGTISEEAAILNFPAVTLRESIERPEALDAGGIIMTGLDPQGVVEAVEVTVAQVAAQGVPCPVDYQVPDTSRRVVDFILSTVRRHHDWAGIRR; from the coding sequence ATGACCCGGATCATGACCGTGGTCGGCACCCGACCCGAGATCATCAGGCTCTCCCGGGTGATCGCTCGACTCGACGACACGGTGGAACACACGCTGGTGCACACCGGCCAGAATTGGGACACCGCCCTGTCGGACGTGTTCTTCAAAGAATTGTGCATGCGGGAACCCGACCGGTTCCTCCGCGTCGACACGTCATCGCTGGGGCGGGTCCTCGGCGGGGTCCTCGTCGGCATGGAGGCGGTGATCGCCGAGGAGCAGCCCGACGCGCTGCTGGTGCTCGGTGACACCAACAGTTGCATCGCCGCACTGATGGCCCGCCGGATGCGGGTGCCGGTCTACCACATGGAGGCCGGCAACCGGTGCTTCGACCTGAACGTGCCGGAGGAGACCAACCGGCGCCTGGTCGACCACGTGGCCGACTTCAACCTCGTCTACACCGAACACGCCCGGCGCAACCTGCTCGCCGAGGGCCTGCACCCCCGCCGGATCCTGCACACCGGCTCGCCCATGCGGGAGGTGCTGGAGCACTACCGGACACCGATCGCCAACTCGACCATCCTGCGGCAGCTGGAACTCGACCGGGATCGGTACTTCCTGGTCAGCGCGCACCGGGAGGAGAACGTGGACCGCCCTGAGCGGCTCCAGCGGTTGTTGGACTGTCTGGTCGCGGTGCGCGACCGGTGGGGCTTCCCGGTGCTGGTCTCCACCCACCCGCGCACCCGTAAGCGGCTGGAGGCGCTGGCCCCGGACGCCACCGCACTGGACGGCATCGCCTTCCACGACCCGTTCGGCCTGCTCGACTACGTCCACCTGCAGACCAAGGCGTTTTGCACCCTGTCGGACAGCGGGACGATCAGCGAGGAGGCCGCCATCCTCAACTTCCCCGCGGTGACGCTGCGGGAGTCGATCGAACGCCCCGAGGCGCTCGACGCGGGCGGCATCATCATGACCGGTCTCGACCCGCAGGGCGTGGTCGAGGCGGTCGAGGTGACGGTGGCGCAGGTCGCCGCGCAGGGCGTGCCCTGCCCGGTCGACTACCAGGTGCCCGACACCTCCCGACGGGTGGTGGATTTCATCCTCTCCACCGTGCGCCGGCACCACGACTGGGCGGGCATCCGCCGCTGA
- a CDS encoding NAD-dependent epimerase/dehydratase family protein: MLRLAVTGGGGFLGWHVRVLLRALGWPEPTMLNRSDLADPGVIAAKIAGHDRLLHLAGVNRGDPADVAAGNIQLATQLADGLKHCADPPARVVYANSVQAGNGTPYGDAKAAAARVLADTGVDLDDVLLPNLYGEHGRPYYNSAVATFCRLLAEGGRPEVDGDRELSLVHVTDAAARLIGVSDGGSWDPAMPALRIGVQALADRLTGMAATYRTGEIPSLSSWHDVRLFNTYRSHCFPAHYPITLPRRTDARGELVETVKAHGGAGQTFCSTTRPGITRGEHFHLAKVERFVVLRGSAEISLRRVGDSEVLRFPVSGAEPALIDMPTMWVHKLVNTGADELVTMFWTNELFDPDRPDTWAEPVEAARSEPLLAAERGRA, translated from the coding sequence GTGCTGAGGCTCGCCGTCACCGGCGGCGGCGGGTTCCTCGGCTGGCACGTCCGGGTGCTGCTGCGCGCGCTGGGGTGGCCGGAGCCGACCATGCTCAACCGCTCCGACCTGGCCGACCCCGGGGTGATCGCGGCGAAGATCGCCGGTCACGATCGCCTGCTGCACCTGGCCGGTGTCAACCGTGGCGATCCGGCCGACGTCGCCGCTGGCAACATCCAACTCGCCACCCAGCTCGCCGACGGGCTCAAGCACTGCGCGGACCCGCCGGCGCGGGTGGTCTACGCCAACTCGGTGCAGGCCGGCAACGGCACACCGTACGGCGACGCCAAGGCCGCCGCGGCGCGGGTGCTGGCGGACACCGGGGTCGACCTCGACGACGTGTTGCTGCCGAACCTGTACGGCGAGCACGGCCGGCCGTACTACAACTCGGCGGTGGCGACCTTCTGCCGGCTGCTCGCCGAGGGTGGGCGGCCTGAGGTAGACGGCGACCGCGAATTGAGCCTGGTGCACGTCACCGACGCCGCCGCCCGGCTCATCGGGGTTTCCGACGGTGGATCGTGGGATCCGGCGATGCCAGCGCTGCGCATCGGCGTCCAGGCTCTGGCGGACCGGCTCACCGGGATGGCCGCGACGTACCGGACCGGGGAGATCCCGTCCCTGTCGAGCTGGCACGACGTGCGGCTGTTCAATACCTACCGGTCGCACTGCTTCCCGGCGCACTACCCGATCACGCTGCCCCGGCGGACCGATGCCCGTGGTGAACTGGTCGAGACGGTCAAGGCACACGGTGGTGCGGGGCAGACGTTCTGCTCCACCACCCGTCCCGGGATCACCCGGGGAGAGCACTTCCACCTAGCGAAGGTGGAGCGGTTCGTGGTGTTGCGTGGCTCGGCCGAGATCAGCCTGCGCCGGGTCGGCGACTCAGAGGTGCTGCGGTTTCCGGTGAGCGGCGCCGAGCCTGCACTCATCGACATGCCCACCATGTGGGTGCACAAGTTGGTGAACACCGGTGCGGACGAACTGGTGACGATGTTCTGGACCAACGAACTCTTCGACCCGGACCGGCCGGACACCTGGGCCGAACCGGTGGAGGCGGCCCGGTCGGAGCCGCTGCTGGCAGCAGAGAGAGGACGGGCATGA
- a CDS encoding SDR family NAD(P)-dependent oxidoreductase, giving the protein MTISTTDRRVLITGGTGSFGQTMVRRLLARGVGEVRVLSRDEAKQDAMRRQLGDERVRYYVGDIRDYDSVLKASRGIDYIFHAAALKQVPSCEFFPLEAVRTNVLGSSNVVEAAERNGVGSVVALSTDKAVYPVNAMGMSKAMMEKVIQAHARNNPNSATTVSCVRYGNVMYSRGSVIPLFIEQIKAGRAPTVTDPGMTRFVMSLADSVELVEHAFQNARAGDIFIRKAAACTVGDLAEAVCQLFDVPAKLDVIGIRHGEKQAETLASREELVQAEDFGDFLRVPLDGRDLNYSLYVSEGEFGDGLTEDFNSSNAPQLGVPEIVELLKTLPEVRAELALRDPVLAC; this is encoded by the coding sequence GTGACTATCTCGACCACCGACCGCCGCGTGCTCATCACCGGCGGCACTGGTTCCTTCGGCCAGACCATGGTTCGCCGGCTGCTCGCCCGGGGCGTCGGCGAGGTCCGGGTGCTCAGCCGAGACGAGGCCAAGCAGGACGCGATGCGTCGGCAACTCGGCGACGAGCGGGTCCGCTACTACGTCGGGGACATCCGGGACTACGACTCGGTGCTCAAGGCCAGCCGGGGCATCGACTACATCTTTCACGCGGCCGCGCTCAAGCAGGTGCCGTCGTGCGAGTTCTTTCCGCTTGAGGCAGTACGGACGAACGTTTTGGGCAGCAGCAATGTCGTCGAGGCCGCCGAACGCAACGGTGTCGGCTCGGTGGTGGCGCTCAGCACCGACAAGGCCGTCTACCCGGTGAACGCGATGGGCATGAGCAAGGCGATGATGGAGAAGGTCATCCAGGCGCACGCCCGCAACAACCCGAACAGCGCCACCACCGTGTCCTGCGTGCGCTACGGCAATGTCATGTACTCGCGCGGGTCGGTGATCCCGCTCTTCATCGAGCAGATCAAGGCCGGTCGGGCGCCTACCGTGACCGACCCGGGGATGACCCGGTTCGTGATGTCGCTGGCTGATTCCGTCGAACTGGTCGAGCACGCGTTCCAGAACGCCCGCGCCGGTGACATCTTCATTCGTAAGGCCGCGGCCTGCACCGTCGGCGACCTGGCCGAGGCGGTGTGCCAGCTCTTCGACGTGCCCGCGAAGCTCGACGTGATCGGCATCCGGCACGGCGAGAAGCAGGCCGAGACGCTGGCCAGTCGGGAGGAACTCGTCCAGGCCGAGGACTTCGGGGACTTCCTCCGGGTGCCGCTGGACGGCCGCGACCTCAACTACTCGCTCTACGTCTCCGAGGGCGAGTTCGGCGATGGGCTGACCGAGGACTTCAACTCGTCGAACGCGCCGCAGCTCGGCGTACCCGAGATCGTCGAATTGCTGAAGACGCTGCCTGAGGTGCGGGCGGAGCTGGCCCTGCGGGATCCGGTGTTGGCGTGCTGA